The Caproicibacterium lactatifermentans genome contains a region encoding:
- a CDS encoding penicillin-binding transpeptidase domain-containing protein: protein MAKSTTSKIWRRTTLVLAVLIIFGFGTVLFSLVKLQLVHGEDLKSQAVENQLKDTTIAAQRGTIYDCNMKKLAQSATVWKVALAPAEIYANSAKATDAQKKNIAEQEEGVAECLHQALGLDKNTVLTALRKNKNSYWQVVATKVETDQKNKIISYEEKFYTDHKKKIGISGVISLVEDYKRYYPYGDFASSVLGFTNNDGTGVEGLEAEYNSELAGVNGRVIAAKSANQTDMPFQYQQKVNAQNGSSLVLTIDEVVQHALEKYLDEGAKLNKVGNRACGILMNVKTGEILGMATRGGFDANSILASSVAEEGTFDPNDPRVLTASEKARIAKLPKEKQAAAELEALQQKWRNKCVSDTYMPGSVFKMCTASMGMEEGIVTESTPFFCSGAITVEDRVIHCWKSGGHGAETFEQAVLNSCNPQFATLGLELGNRTFFKYFEGFGFTAPTDIDLPGEPTSYSYYKAEDLNKVSLAVEAFGQNFKITPVQMITACAAVANGGYLVQPHMVKEIVNSDGNIVKMASTLTKRQVVSTDTSKRVAAILQKDALAGTAKNGYVPGYRIAGKTGTSEKVDKDNQLKAKTGTKGNYYVASYCGFAPADDPQYALLVFCDEPNGSSYYGNAVSGPIFNKVMSEVLPYLGVEPKYTSEEQQNLAVKTPDTVGKSVKAAQSAVAGTEGELKVHIYGNGSTVLSQLPASGSSIPRGGTVALFTSAESSSQTVSVPNLVGDGSNSISSVESLASEAGLNISVVGVSGSDSASSAVAVSQNIAAGQKVQPGTVINVSFAEQSDSG from the coding sequence ATGGCAAAAAGCACAACGTCTAAAATATGGCGCCGTACCACGCTGGTGCTGGCAGTCCTGATTATTTTCGGTTTTGGGACCGTGCTTTTCAGCCTTGTTAAACTGCAGCTGGTGCATGGGGAGGACCTCAAGTCACAGGCAGTGGAAAATCAGCTGAAAGACACAACGATTGCGGCCCAACGCGGCACGATTTATGACTGTAATATGAAAAAGCTGGCACAGAGCGCTACCGTGTGGAAAGTGGCGCTGGCGCCGGCGGAAATCTACGCCAATTCCGCCAAGGCTACCGATGCACAGAAAAAAAATATTGCAGAGCAGGAGGAAGGCGTAGCTGAGTGCCTGCACCAGGCGCTGGGGCTGGACAAAAACACAGTTTTAACTGCTCTGCGCAAAAATAAGAACTCTTATTGGCAGGTCGTTGCCACTAAGGTGGAAACGGACCAGAAAAATAAGATTATTTCCTATGAGGAAAAGTTCTACACAGACCATAAAAAGAAAATCGGTATTTCCGGCGTTATCAGCTTGGTGGAGGATTATAAGCGCTACTATCCGTACGGCGATTTTGCTAGCAGCGTGCTGGGCTTTACCAACAACGATGGCACCGGCGTGGAAGGCCTGGAGGCAGAGTATAACAGCGAGCTTGCCGGCGTGAATGGCCGTGTTATTGCCGCTAAAAGCGCCAACCAGACCGATATGCCGTTCCAGTATCAGCAAAAGGTCAACGCACAGAACGGCTCCTCACTGGTGCTGACCATTGACGAAGTGGTACAGCACGCATTGGAAAAATATCTTGATGAGGGTGCAAAGCTGAATAAGGTCGGAAACCGTGCCTGCGGCATTCTGATGAATGTAAAGACAGGTGAGATTTTGGGAATGGCCACACGCGGAGGTTTTGATGCCAACAGCATTTTGGCTTCCAGTGTCGCGGAAGAGGGCACCTTTGACCCCAACGATCCCCGTGTGCTGACCGCCAGCGAAAAGGCGCGCATTGCTAAGTTGCCAAAGGAAAAGCAGGCTGCCGCCGAACTGGAGGCACTGCAGCAGAAGTGGCGTAACAAATGCGTCAGTGATACCTATATGCCAGGCTCCGTTTTCAAAATGTGTACTGCTTCCATGGGCATGGAGGAAGGCATTGTGACCGAGAGCACGCCGTTTTTCTGCAGCGGCGCTATTACTGTGGAGGACCGTGTGATTCACTGCTGGAAGTCGGGCGGCCATGGTGCGGAAACATTTGAACAGGCTGTGCTGAATTCCTGCAACCCCCAGTTCGCAACCCTTGGCTTGGAACTGGGCAACCGCACCTTCTTTAAATATTTTGAAGGCTTTGGTTTTACGGCACCCACCGATATTGACCTGCCGGGCGAACCGACAAGCTACAGCTACTATAAAGCAGAGGATTTAAACAAAGTTTCACTGGCGGTTGAAGCCTTCGGCCAGAACTTTAAAATCACGCCAGTTCAAATGATTACTGCCTGTGCGGCAGTGGCAAACGGCGGGTATTTGGTACAGCCGCATATGGTGAAGGAAATTGTCAATTCTGACGGCAATATTGTAAAGATGGCCTCCACATTGACTAAACGGCAGGTCGTTTCCACCGACACCAGCAAGCGTGTAGCCGCTATTCTGCAGAAAGATGCGCTGGCTGGCACAGCAAAGAACGGCTATGTTCCCGGTTACCGTATTGCCGGCAAGACTGGTACCAGTGAAAAGGTAGATAAGGACAATCAGCTGAAAGCAAAGACTGGAACCAAGGGCAATTATTATGTTGCTTCTTACTGCGGCTTCGCGCCGGCAGATGACCCGCAGTATGCGCTGCTTGTGTTCTGCGATGAGCCAAACGGCAGCAGCTATTACGGCAATGCGGTATCCGGTCCTATCTTTAATAAAGTCATGAGTGAAGTTTTGCCGTACCTCGGTGTAGAACCAAAGTATACCAGCGAAGAGCAGCAGAATCTGGCTGTCAAAACGCCGGATACAGTCGGCAAGAGCGTCAAGGCGGCACAGTCCGCAGTCGCCGGTACAGAGGGCGAATTAAAAGTACATATATACGGCAACGGCAGTACGGTTCTGTCACAGCTGCCGGCTTCTGGTTCCAGCATTCCGCGCGGCGGCACCGTAGCGCTGTTCACCAGTGCGGAAAGCAGCAGCCAGACCGTTTCGGTACCAAACCTTGTGGGTGACGGCAGCAACTCCATTAGTTCCGTAGAAAGTCTTGCTTCTGAGGCGGGTTTGAACATCTCCGTCGTTGGTGTTTCCGGCTCCGACAGCGCCAGCTCCGCGGTGGCTGTTTCACAGAATATCGCGGCAGGGCAGAAGGTACAGCCCGGTACGGTCATCAATGTGTCCTTTGCGGAACAAAGCGACTCAGGTTGA
- the mraY gene encoding phospho-N-acetylmuramoyl-pentapeptide-transferase — MVEAFCAEGEKEMDVLAIVLAAGIAFAVTALLGKWLVPFLHKINFGQTIREVGPKWHQKKNGTPTMGGFMFIVGILVALLVCLPMTLAGSRSLGSNMLGTKVIGGYLMALGFGAIGFIDDYIKVVKKRNLGLTVKQKLLLQFIVAAAYLAALKVGGATSATMVPFIGRVDIGIWYWIIAFLGIVAMVNAVNFTDGIDGLNGSVTFFVSVFFMIIAGMLKSAGMGVLSAACAGGCLGFLIWNFNPAKVFMGDTGSLFLGGMVCAMAFGLDIPILLLVMGIVYLIEILSVVLQVTYFKATHGKRLFKMTPIHHSCEMSGWSEVKICAVFSTITALAGLVSTFLAMNAYGIW; from the coding sequence GTGGTAGAAGCCTTCTGCGCGGAGGGTGAAAAAGAAATGGACGTTTTAGCAATCGTTTTAGCGGCGGGCATTGCATTCGCAGTGACCGCTCTGTTGGGAAAGTGGCTGGTGCCCTTCCTGCATAAAATCAATTTTGGACAGACAATCCGCGAAGTAGGTCCCAAATGGCACCAAAAGAAAAACGGCACCCCTACCATGGGCGGTTTCATGTTTATTGTTGGTATTTTGGTAGCTTTGCTGGTCTGCCTGCCCATGACACTGGCCGGCAGCCGCAGCCTTGGCAGCAATATGCTTGGTACAAAGGTTATCGGCGGCTATTTGATGGCTTTGGGGTTTGGTGCTATTGGATTTATTGATGATTATATTAAGGTCGTAAAAAAGCGCAATTTGGGGCTGACCGTTAAGCAGAAGCTGCTACTGCAGTTTATTGTTGCGGCAGCTTATCTGGCAGCCCTAAAGGTGGGCGGTGCTACCTCCGCTACCATGGTTCCATTTATCGGCCGTGTAGACATTGGCATTTGGTACTGGATTATTGCATTCCTCGGCATTGTAGCCATGGTGAATGCCGTGAACTTTACCGATGGCATTGACGGACTCAACGGTTCCGTCACATTCTTTGTGTCAGTATTTTTTATGATTATCGCAGGTATGCTGAAGTCCGCAGGTATGGGCGTGCTGTCCGCCGCGTGTGCGGGCGGCTGCCTCGGATTCCTCATCTGGAACTTTAATCCGGCGAAAGTCTTTATGGGGGATACCGGCTCCCTGTTCCTGGGAGGCATGGTGTGCGCTATGGCGTTTGGGCTGGACATTCCCATTCTGCTGCTGGTGATGGGTATTGTCTATCTCATTGAGATTTTGTCCGTTGTTCTGCAGGTTACCTATTTTAAGGCAACACACGGCAAGCGTCTGTTTAAAATGACGCCGATTCACCACAGCTGTGAAATGAGCGGCTGGAGTGAAGTGAAAATATGCGCTGTGTTCAGCACCATTACGGCATTGGCAGGACTGGTCTCCACTTTTCTAGCCATGAATGCCTACGGCATATGGTAA
- a CDS encoding FtsW/RodA/SpoVE family cell cycle protein yields the protein MAAPRSRQTAHRRRPSARQKTARRRSSATTATAYADSTPAAPRAPVQASAYVSRSRWKSKLKMLSVRSGMDLTFFFLVLVLVAFGLVMVFSASYANSSYRYGTPYHFVINQAIYAVIGMVIMVLLSYFDYHHLHRLALPIYIITALLLGITVVFKGSALVRPTNGAYRWITIGSFQFQPSEIAKFALILLLAHLLSNRDADLHDKSAKRFRALIYVAAIGVICALVVAEKHMSATIILLLLAAIMLFVGGLPKKWFIIGGIVVVGALLIVANLPYYAHVSTRMEVWKNPWNPQLSSNDAWQTQQSLYAIGSGRLLGLGLGKSRQKYLYLPEPQNDFIFAIVCEELGFIGAVLIIVLFALLVWRGVMIALRAKDRFGMLLGIGLIMQVGLQVVLNIAVVTNTIPNTGVSLPFFSAGGTSLVMLLAQMGLILSISRTSNIEKS from the coding sequence ATGGCAGCACCCAGAAGCAGACAGACAGCACACCGCAGACGTCCGTCTGCCAGGCAGAAGACAGCGCGCCGCCGTTCATCCGCTACAACAGCCACGGCATATGCAGACAGCACACCTGCGGCGCCACGTGCGCCGGTACAGGCATCGGCGTATGTTTCCCGCAGTAGGTGGAAAAGCAAACTGAAAATGCTGTCTGTGCGTTCCGGAATGGACCTTACCTTCTTCTTCCTGGTGCTGGTACTGGTTGCTTTTGGCCTTGTCATGGTCTTTTCGGCAAGCTATGCAAACTCCAGTTACCGTTACGGAACACCTTATCACTTCGTTATCAATCAGGCCATCTATGCAGTTATTGGAATGGTCATCATGGTCCTGCTCTCTTACTTCGATTATCATCACCTGCATAGGCTGGCTCTGCCCATCTATATCATCACGGCCCTGCTTTTGGGCATAACGGTCGTCTTTAAGGGCAGTGCGCTGGTGCGTCCGACGAATGGTGCCTACCGCTGGATTACGATTGGTTCCTTTCAGTTTCAGCCCTCTGAAATTGCGAAGTTCGCGTTGATTTTGCTACTGGCGCATTTGCTATCCAACCGGGACGCTGACCTGCATGACAAGAGCGCAAAGCGTTTTCGCGCGCTGATTTATGTGGCGGCGATTGGGGTTATTTGTGCGTTGGTTGTGGCAGAAAAGCATATGTCCGCCACGATTATCCTGCTGCTGCTGGCAGCCATTATGCTGTTTGTCGGCGGTCTGCCGAAAAAGTGGTTTATTATTGGCGGCATTGTTGTTGTTGGCGCATTGCTGATTGTTGCAAACCTGCCGTATTATGCACACGTTTCCACGCGTATGGAAGTGTGGAAAAATCCATGGAATCCGCAGCTTTCCTCTAATGATGCGTGGCAGACGCAGCAGTCCTTATATGCCATTGGTTCCGGACGGCTGCTTGGTTTGGGGCTTGGCAAAAGCCGGCAGAAGTATTTATACCTGCCAGAACCGCAAAACGACTTTATTTTTGCGATTGTCTGTGAGGAGCTGGGCTTTATTGGCGCGGTGCTGATTATCGTGCTGTTTGCACTGCTGGTGTGGCGCGGCGTGATGATTGCGCTGCGTGCAAAGGACCGGTTTGGCATGCTGCTGGGCATTGGCCTGATTATGCAGGTCGGACTGCAGGTAGTCCTGAATATTGCGGTTGTTACCAACACCATTCCGAACACCGGTGTCAGCCTGCCATTTTTCAGCGCGGGTGGTACGTCGCTGGTGATGCTGCTGGCACAGATGGGGCTGATTCTGTCTATTTCACGTACATCCAATATTGAAAAATCTTAG